One region of Longimicrobium sp. genomic DNA includes:
- a CDS encoding lysozyme inhibitor LprI family protein produces the protein MRGRGWLLGVGLLACACVRPARGSAQEFHEDVAHPCQDFWMLTRVEILACLRADYAEADAELNRVYRQKMAALSPERRRALRESQRAWLRRYDAVLTSYYSRPWANHSIVKVLPSQIRAVRDRTAYLRALDDG, from the coding sequence ATGCGGGGTCGCGGGTGGCTGCTGGGGGTGGGGCTGCTGGCCTGCGCCTGCGTGCGTCCCGCGCGCGGGTCGGCGCAGGAGTTCCACGAGGACGTGGCACATCCGTGCCAGGACTTCTGGATGCTCACGCGCGTGGAGATCCTGGCGTGCCTGCGGGCCGACTACGCGGAGGCCGACGCGGAACTGAACCGCGTGTACCGGCAGAAGATGGCCGCCCTATCCCCCGAGCGGCGCAGGGCGCTGCGCGAGAGCCAGCGGGCGTGGCTGCGGCGCTACGACGCGGTGCTCACCTCGTACTACTCCCGCCCCTGGGCCAACCACTCCATCGTGAAGGTGCTCCCCTCGCAGATCCGCGCGGTGCGCGACCGCACGGCGTACCTGCGCGCGCTGGACGACGGCTAG